A single Lactuca sativa cultivar Salinas chromosome 8, Lsat_Salinas_v11, whole genome shotgun sequence DNA region contains:
- the LOC111904916 gene encoding proteasome subunit beta type-5-B, translated as MKLDFSGLESSAPLYGGSDDLLSDGFSDAPSFDLPVTSDFDGFQKNSIQMVKPAKGTTTLAFIFKEGVMVAADSRASMGGYISSQSVKKIIEINPYMLGTMAGGAADCQFWHRNLGIKCRLHELANKRRISVTGASKMLANILYSYRGMGLSVGTMIAGWDEKGPGLYYVDSEGGRLKGTKFSVGSGSPYAYGVLDSGYQYDMSIEEAAELARRSIYHATFRDGASGGVASVYHVGPTGWTKLSGDDVGELHYSYYPVEPAIVEQEMTEAVAA; from the exons ATGAAGCTCGACTTTAGTGGACTAGAATCAAGTGCACCACTCTAtggaggaagtgatgacttgctTTCTGATGGGTTCTCAGATGCCCCTTCATTTGACCTTCCAGTTACATCAGAT TTTGATGGATTTCAGAAGAATTCTATCCAAATGGTAAAACCAGCAAAGGGAACAACCACTTTGGCTTTTATTTTCAAGGAGGGTGTGATGGTTGCTGCAGATTCCCGAGCTAGCATGGGAGGCTATATAT catCTCAATCTGTGAAAAAAATCATTGAAATTAATCCGTATATGCTTGGTACTATGGCTGGAGGAGCTGCAGATTGTCAGTTTTGGCACAGAAATTTAGGCATTAag TGTCGTCTGCATGAATTGGCAAACAAGAGAAGGATTTCAGTGACAGGCGCATCAAAGATGCTGGCCAACATTCTCTATTCTTACCGTGGCATGGGTTTGTCTGTTGGGACAATGATTGCAGGATGGGATGAAAAG GGCCCTGGTCTGTATTACGTAGACAGCGAAGGTGGACGCCTCAAGGGAACAAAATTCTCCGTTGGGTCTGGCTCACCGTATGCTTACGGTGTACTTGATAGCGG GTATCAATATGATATGTCAATTGAGGAAGCTGCTGAGCTGGCGAGAAGATCCATTTATCATGCTACGTTCCGCGATGGAGCTAGTGGTGGTGTTGCCAGCG TGTATCATGTGGGGCCGACTGGATGGACAAAGCTATCGGGTGATGATGTTGGGGAGCTTCACTACTCTTACTATCCG